The genomic interval GACATACTGATGACCGATCGTCCGGTTGATGTCTTGAGCCTTTTCGACCACTCACGACGCACGAGACGGAAGGATGGAGCATTCTTTGTAGGCATGCTCGCAAGGGAACTTTGTATTTCGGGAATGAGCGTCTTCATGTACCCCGGATTATGCGGCCTAACGGCTCGCTGCTCGTCCCGTCCCGCCCGGAGGTAGCGAACCTGCGAAGCGGGTGAGGCTAACTCCGTAGACGGGACGAGGATCCTTCACAGCGGGACCAGCACCGCGAAACGACTGCTGAATTTGAAAACCTCAACCAACACTACAAATGAATAGGGCAGATACCCCGGTGCCCCCGACGCGGCGTCAGGTCAAAGATCCCGCCGTCTTAGGGGCGGGGTGCAGCCGCTTGGGCAGCGGCTGCTATAGAGTTATTGGACAATAGAGTGCGAATATCATTTCGTTCGGATCAGGATGGCCCCTGGTCACCTGCTCAAGTGCCTGATGATATCCGAGTGTGTACTTGTGATCAATACACCATGCATACAAGGATTGCCAGCATTGAAGCATGTTGGACGCACCAACGCATTCGACAACGGCATAATCTCCCCCGTGGAATTCGACGATGCGACTATCGCCTTGAGGCTCCTCCCCACCGATAACCTGCACCCATATCTCATAGCCGTATTTCGCGGAATCGGGAATTGGATTCGGATTGTTGAAACCATAGACAATGGCCCCTCCGGGGTCAAGGTGTTGTTGTCGACACCACGCGTCACATTTCATTTGTGCTATTTCCTCGGGCTGATTCCCGTAGCCATAGAAGCTGATGAATATCCCCGGTTCGATCTTTCGTATGGCGACGTCCATGGAGGTCTCCAAGGTTGTGGCGTGTGATTCCGCGGCCCAGGATCGCGGCTCATCCCGATTTGGCGCGACGTAGCGTTGTACGCTAAGTCGTTGCCAAATCGAGGATCCCGCTCCGCGGGACCTGCGCCACGAAACAACTGTTGTTTGGGAAACGCTTTTGTTTGCCGCTAGCCGAGCACCTCAGTGTAACGAAATGTCCAACCCCTATGCACCCGACGCAGCCTCAGGTCAAAGATCCCGCCGTCTTAGGGGCGGGGTGCAGCCGCTTGCAGCCGCTGGTTAGGGGGCCTGCATAAGGAATAAGTCGTCGAATGGGACACTAATTCCCATTCTGCCATCGTTCGATCGTGTATTGCTCATGAGCCTATTCAAGATAGACACGATATGCATTCCTGGTCACTCACCAATAGGCAAGTGCATTGTCATGGCTTTACCATTTCCAGGAAGCGCGTTGCGGATATGGATTCAACTCTCATCCTATCCGTTACCCGAACGGCGAGCGTGTATTTCCCGGGCTTCACCTTTTCCAGATTGATCGTGTAGAATTCGTTGACATTTTGCATCCTGCCGGTCTTTTCCTTGCTATGGATGGGTATGCCCTCATCCCAACCCTTATCGCCTGCTCGGATAAGGCGGCATTCCGCGGTGTACGAAGTGGTACCGTCACCATCCGGTATCAGATCATAGATCTGGAAGTAGATGTAGAATGGCTCATTCAACAATTGCGTCGCGAAAGGGCTCTGTATCACTTTCACCCCATCGATCTCCAACGCCCCCCGTTGCGGTGAGCGACGTAACAGCTGGACAGAACTCATGGAAAGTCCAGGCTTCGAATAGTTCTCGACTCGCAACGCTTGCTTCCATGCCCCCAGGATATTCCCCGTCAGTGACCTCAGGTGCATGGACACTGCATAGCGGTCGGGCGGGACCGTATACCGGATCAGATCCACCAACGCGCCCGTCCGTCCCTTTCCCACGCCAACGACAACCGTATCCAATTGAGCCACACACTGCTGGTTGCGCGAGTTGACCATGGAAAATCCGATCTCCACAGGCAGGGCGTGCATGGTGTCGGGCACGAGATGGGACAGTGTTGTGATGGGAATGGCGTAGGAGATATCGAGCAATGAGCCGCCATCGGTTCCCCGGAACATGTCGATCGCGTGGGGGAACTGTACAATGGAGACCTGCTTGTCCCAGGTTTGCCTGTCCGTCGCGAGTGCGCGATCGACCGTTGCGCGTGTTTCAACTTTGAGCTCATTCTCGAATGTGGCGCGGGTTGCCGGCTGTCGCCGATCGTAGAGTTCCTCATACCGTCTGTCCCATGCTACAAGCTTGAGGATCATAGGGTCAAAATCCGGACACGGGGTAAGTCTCCATCCGTTCCCTGCGGCATTATGCTTCTGGAAATGGAAGATCATACGAGGTGCATCACCCACTGCATCGTAGAGCCAGGATTCGTAATCTTCCTTTGCTGAATGCAGATAGCGAGACATGACTTCGGATGCAAAGGCCTGATTTTCCTTCTTATCAACAATCTTGTTGATATCGGTCGGGTCGAGGAGGATCTTATCGACCCGCTCTCTGTGATCATCATCATCGAACGGTGTATAATTGTGCCTCACAATGTCATTCGGTTCTCCCTGTCGAAGATAGACCAAGCCCATGTCATTGAATGCTTCATTCAGAGAAAAGGCCCGGGGGAAGACAAGCTCATGAACTCTGTCCGGGTTGGAGAACCAGGTGCGAAGGCCGGCAAACTCGTACTTCTTCTCAGCAATGAGAGAGCGCCGGATATGTTCGAGAAGCCGGGGGTTCGACTTGGATGCCGGCAACGGATTCCTGAATTGCCAGAACGATTGGAAGAACTCTTGTTGTGTAGCAATGGTATGGAGACCGCGATACCAATCCAACTCAGCGTCTGACATGATGTATTTAATGTCATCAAAGAGAACTTCAGCTCCCACATCGCTGGAGATTCCTTCAACAGCCATCATGTATTCCGATTCTGCGTTGGCATAGTCTCCTCTCGTGTAGCACATTCTCGCGCGGGCGAGGCGAATTGCTTCTTGAGGTACTCCATCGACAACACCAAGCAGCGAAGTGAAAACTGAATCCGCAGAACTGAGCCGCCCATCACGGCGCATGGCCTCTCCCTCAAAGAACCGGAAGGACGCGCCTAAGTACCCTTTGCTCCAGGAGAGGAACTCCTCGGACGATTGCACAATGAGGTAGTGACGAAGAAGCCGAAAAAGGCCGATCTGCGCAGCTCTGCTCCTGGGCGTGAGCATCAGCTGTCGTTGAGCTAATTCCAGCGCGCGAACCCGGTTGTCTTGATTTCGTTCAAGAAGGGCATACTGCATCAATGCATCTTCGTACGTTGAATCTCGACGCAATATCCATTCAAAATGACCCTTGGGCTCTTTTCCAGTGGAAGTTCTGCTGCACGGACCCGATCTCACGTTCAGCGATGGCAGCCAGATAGTGACATGAGAGGTTGGTGCTGTCGATGCCGAGGCCACTCTGCGCGAGATCCAGAGCCTTTTGCCAGTCATGATCCACAACCGCAGTTCTTCCCAATTGAACTAACGTATCGAGAGTCTGTGAGGAATCAGCGGTACGGGTAGTGCTCGACGCCACCTGTCCTACGGCACTCCCCAAGTCCATCGGCGACCATTCGGCCACCCCACAACAGGCATACGATGTGTGCGCAGAAATGCCGGCCTCACCCCAGACCATTCACCATTGCGATAAGTAGCACTAACACGGTATTGCAGAAGATAGTGTGACGGTTATCCAATTTGTCGGGCATGATATGCTTGCGCCTTAAGCTCGAAGTTCTATGCCGTGGCATGCTGGCCCACCTGGCGACCCAAGCTCTACGACCGGGCTCGCGGGAGGTGTGGATTGCAACCGGAGCGCGATGGCCGGGTTCGCTGCAGCGCTTGGTGAGGCCACAAAGATATTCGTGCCGTGCTGCACTCATGGCAACATCCAGTCCGCCCGCCGGGCGAAATCTGCCTGAACTTCGACGCGCCACTTCGAGACGTTCTTCCCGCCACCTGGCGCATCGAACCAGTGGATGTTGGACAGGTTCTTGCGCACGAACCGGCCGCCCCAACCCGGCTGGTCGGGTTTCTCTGGATCGTTCAGTCCACGCACGGCGCTGACCAGATGCAGGAAGGATGGCGTGTCGCCTTCCCAAGTGCCCGGCACCTTCGGGTCCCAACCGCTCTGCGGATAGGCGGCCCCCAGCGGCCCGTGTCCCTCGCGAATGTGCGCGTTCACCCATGCCAGGTCCGCAACGGCCTTGTCCGCGTCGGAGCTAACCCAGAACATCCCCATGTAGTTCTTCTCGGAGAGGATGATGAACAGGTTCGGAAAGTTCTCCAGCAGCCAGTCGGTCGTCGCGTCCTGCGTGGCGATCAGAAAAAGACGCAACTTGCCGAGGAACTGTTCTACTTCTGCCGGGGTGCGCGTGGCCCGCACCTTCCAGATGGCTTGGGCGATCTCGCACGAACCGCCCCACACGCAAATCCAGACTGGTCGCGGATCCGGTCGATCCACAATGCGGATGATCGCGTCTGAAGCCTCGCTGTCCTTGCCTTCGCCGAGGATGTGATCGATTGGCAGGGTCTTCGTGCCCACTGCGGGCGCACCCCATGTGCCGTCGCGCCCCTGCCACGTGGTGGACCGCAGCTTCTCCGCCGTGGGATACCGGGCATCGTGCCGGCGCAGGTTCTCGTCCACTTCATCGTACCGGTTCAGCATGTCCACGATGTTCTGTTTCCTTGCCACGTTCGCGAACGTGCCCGCCGAAGCGATCAACCCCTCGACTTCGAACTCATTCGTATACAGGAGAAAGCGGACCATCGACTGAACATCATCCGGGTCGCTGCACTTCTCCGGCGGATCGCCCTTCTTCACGCCTTTCACGGGAATGACGTCCAGCGGCGGAAAATCTGTCGAGATGATGACCCGCGGCTGCGGGGTCTTCACTGCGTCAGGCGTCGCTTTCGG from Ignavibacteriota bacterium carries:
- a CDS encoding GyrI-like domain-containing protein, with translation MDVAIRKIEPGIFISFYGYGNQPEEIAQMKCDAWCRQQHLDPGGAIVYGFNNPNPIPDSAKYGYEIWVQVIGGEEPQGDSRIVEFHGGDYAVVECVGASNMLQCWQSLYAWCIDHKYTLGYHQALEQVTRGHPDPNEMIFALYCPITL
- a CDS encoding DUF1593 domain-containing protein, giving the protein MKTPQPRVIISTDFPPLDVIPVKGVKKGDPPEKCSDPDDVQSMVRFLLYTNEFEVEGLIASAGTFANVARKQNIVDMLNRYDEVDENLRRHDARYPTAEKLRSTTWQGRDGTWGAPAVGTKTLPIDHILGEGKDSEASDAIIRIVDRPDPRPVWICVWGGSCEIAQAIWKVRATRTPAEVEQFLGKLRLFLIATQDATTDWLLENFPNLFIILSEKNYMGMFWVSSDADKAVADLAWVNAHIREGHGPLGAAYPQSGWDPKVPGTWEGDTPSFLHLVSAVRGLNDPEKPDQPGWGGRFVRKNLSNIHWFDAPGGGKNVSKWRVEVQADFARRADWMLP